In Cyanobium sp. AMD-g, one genomic interval encodes:
- a CDS encoding phosphatase PAP2 family protein, translating to MHTLRPGPWLTGLLLLQTALLPGSLALAGPALAQPADPAAGLVLQPATYRTVLGQPPAPGSRPELDDLAILRWNQRSRTPAGIVHSWRFLNRHLSVFDAAVGADLARTSPLLHAGLPAFLERADGLKDQLKDALARPRPFLSHPDLKPCLPLESSWSFPSGHATWFATASLLLADLLPERRERLLPVGLQGGYVRAYCAMHYPSDVLAGQRLAEAISQEVIASPQWRRFKQQVDGERRLLLAVPPAGLPLLAD from the coding sequence ATGCACACCCTGCGCCCGGGACCCTGGCTGACCGGCCTGCTGCTGCTGCAGACCGCCCTGCTGCCGGGTTCGCTGGCGCTGGCAGGACCGGCGCTGGCCCAGCCGGCCGATCCGGCGGCGGGCCTGGTGCTCCAGCCGGCCACCTACCGCACCGTGCTCGGACAGCCACCGGCCCCCGGCAGTCGCCCGGAGCTGGACGACCTGGCCATCCTGCGCTGGAACCAGCGCAGCCGCACGCCGGCGGGGATCGTGCACAGCTGGCGCTTCCTGAACCGCCATCTCAGCGTCTTCGATGCCGCGGTGGGCGCCGACCTGGCCCGCACCTCCCCCCTCCTCCACGCGGGCCTGCCGGCCTTCCTTGAGCGGGCCGATGGGCTCAAGGATCAGCTCAAGGATGCGCTGGCCCGGCCACGCCCCTTCCTGAGCCACCCCGATCTGAAGCCCTGCCTCCCCCTGGAGAGCTCCTGGTCGTTCCCCAGCGGCCACGCCACCTGGTTTGCCACCGCGTCCCTGCTGCTGGCCGACCTGCTGCCGGAACGCCGGGAGCGGCTGCTGCCGGTGGGCCTCCAGGGGGGCTACGTGCGGGCCTACTGCGCCATGCACTACCCCAGTGATGTGCTGGCCGGCCAGCGCCTCGCCGAGGCGATCAGCCAGGAAGTGATCGCCTCGCCCCAGTGGCGCCGCTTCAAGCAGCAGGTGGACGGTGAGCGCCGCCTGCTGCTGGCGGTCCCACCGGCCGGCCTGCCCCTGCTGGCGGATTGA
- a CDS encoding zinc-binding alcohol dehydrogenase family protein codes for MKAIAWNRSQSNDSSEWLYETEIETPIPSARALLVHVKAISVHLVDYKARASLTMQHPSMIFGWDASGIVEAVGKEVTLFMPGDEVCFVGSFSRAGSNSEYHVVDERIVCIKPTSLSFEQAAALPLTTITAWEALFERLAITHQATPHDQSRTLLIIGGAGGVGLIAIQFAKPVAGMRVIATASRPETINWCQKMGADHTINHHPFKSELATIGVDYADSILCLHDSDQYLQGMVNVIKPQGRICSSVGSDQPLDVNPSLGKSISFVWENGLHKVDVSRCGYPVSARVAESGGVPDRLGDFDIDAYCTSA; via the coding sequence ATGAAAGCGATTGCCTGGAATCGATCTCAATCAAATGATTCCTCTGAATGGCTTTATGAAACAGAGATTGAAACACCCATTCCCTCTGCTCGAGCCCTGCTGGTTCATGTTAAAGCGATTTCCGTTCATCTTGTGGATTACAAGGCGCGCGCCTCCCTCACAATGCAACATCCTTCCATGATCTTTGGATGGGATGCATCTGGGATTGTGGAAGCCGTTGGCAAAGAGGTCACGCTCTTTATGCCAGGGGATGAAGTCTGCTTTGTGGGTAGCTTTTCTCGCGCTGGCAGCAACAGTGAATATCATGTGGTTGATGAACGCATTGTGTGTATCAAGCCGACCAGCTTATCCTTTGAGCAGGCTGCGGCATTGCCCCTAACCACCATTACCGCCTGGGAAGCGTTGTTTGAACGATTGGCAATTACCCACCAGGCGACTCCCCATGATCAATCGAGGACATTACTCATCATCGGTGGGGCAGGTGGTGTGGGATTGATCGCCATCCAATTCGCCAAGCCTGTCGCAGGAATGCGCGTGATTGCCACGGCTTCTCGACCGGAAACGATCAACTGGTGTCAGAAAATGGGTGCGGATCACACGATCAATCATCATCCCTTCAAATCAGAACTGGCTACGATCGGTGTTGACTATGCCGATTCCATTCTTTGTCTACATGATTCTGACCAATATCTGCAAGGCATGGTGAATGTGATCAAGCCGCAGGGCAGAATCTGCTCTAGCGTTGGCAGCGATCAACCGCTTGATGTCAATCCATCCCTTGGTAAAAGTATATCATTCGTTTGGGAAAACGGTCTCCACAAAGTCGATGTTTCACGCTGTGGATATCCAGTCTCAGCGCGAGTTGCTGAATCGGGTGGCGTCCCTGATCGATTGGGGGACTTTGATATCGACGCTTACTGCACATCTGCGTGA
- a CDS encoding mechanosensitive ion channel domain-containing protein — MDLERFQRLFTAPLLPLGRQSFSLLWILQVLLLLLAVSLAARWLKRLLAGRVLRWFALPEGRREAVATLVSMGLAALGYVVVAQGMGLDIGALAVIFGALGVGIGFGLQELTRNLTSGLTLLMEGKLKVGDQIEFGDTSGFIREISIRSTVIRTFQGAEIVVPNSAITNAPVKNLSYLSSDGRVDVEVTVAHGSDPLAVTEVLLEAALAEPSVLADPPPKVLLQGLQGQGMAFELWAWTSSIHASLSLRSSLNYAIEQGLRQRRIELAGSRQQIQLLSSRHAALEMAEAEDGRSLRDSLPDHPCFNSMDAWRLRELVGSGARRVLPAGTVLVRQGEEGRWFHLVLSGAVDAIHETDRVSRKLFTFTAGEFFGELPLLLQVPYPTTMVTAEDSTLFVVPSGSFRALLASRPEFADTVAREVARRSDVLRSYEDCLRQRGLLEDADMGHPLQWFRERLKRVLAGRPAMASVETEAG; from the coding sequence GTGGATCTCGAGCGCTTTCAGAGGCTGTTCACGGCCCCGCTGCTGCCCCTGGGCCGCCAGAGCTTCTCCCTGCTCTGGATCCTGCAGGTGCTGCTGCTGCTGCTGGCCGTGAGCCTGGCGGCGCGGTGGCTGAAGCGGCTCCTGGCGGGGAGGGTGCTGCGCTGGTTTGCATTGCCGGAGGGGCGGCGCGAGGCGGTGGCCACCCTCGTCTCGATGGGGCTGGCCGCCCTGGGCTATGTGGTGGTGGCCCAGGGGATGGGGCTCGACATCGGCGCCCTGGCCGTCATCTTCGGGGCCCTCGGGGTGGGGATCGGCTTCGGGCTGCAGGAGCTGACCCGCAACCTCACCAGTGGCCTCACCCTGCTGATGGAGGGGAAGCTGAAGGTGGGCGACCAGATCGAGTTCGGCGACACCAGCGGCTTCATCCGGGAGATCTCGATCCGCTCCACCGTGATCCGCACCTTCCAGGGCGCCGAGATCGTGGTGCCCAATTCGGCCATCACCAATGCCCCGGTGAAGAACCTCAGCTATCTGAGTTCCGATGGCCGGGTGGATGTGGAGGTCACGGTGGCCCACGGCAGTGACCCCCTGGCCGTGACAGAGGTACTGCTGGAGGCCGCCCTCGCCGAACCCTCGGTGCTGGCCGATCCGCCGCCGAAGGTACTGCTGCAGGGCCTCCAAGGCCAGGGGATGGCCTTCGAGCTCTGGGCCTGGACCTCGTCGATCCACGCCAGCCTCAGCCTGCGCAGTTCCCTCAACTACGCAATCGAGCAGGGGCTGCGGCAGCGCCGCATCGAACTGGCCGGCTCCCGCCAGCAGATCCAGCTGCTCTCCTCCCGCCACGCGGCGCTGGAAATGGCGGAAGCCGAGGACGGGCGGTCGCTGCGGGACTCCCTGCCCGACCACCCCTGCTTCAACAGCATGGACGCGTGGCGGCTGCGGGAGCTGGTGGGCAGCGGAGCCCGGCGTGTGCTCCCCGCCGGCACGGTGCTGGTGAGGCAGGGGGAGGAGGGCCGATGGTTCCACCTGGTGCTCAGCGGCGCGGTGGATGCCATCCACGAAACCGACCGCGTCAGCCGCAAGCTGTTCACCTTCACCGCCGGGGAGTTCTTCGGTGAACTGCCGCTGCTGCTCCAGGTGCCCTACCCCACCACCATGGTGACCGCTGAGGACTCAACGCTGTTCGTTGTTCCCAGCGGCAGCTTCCGCGCCCTGCTGGCCTCGCGGCCCGAATTCGCCGACACCGTCGCCCGGGAGGTGGCCCGTCGCAGCGACGTGCTGCGCAGCTACGAGGACTGCCTGCGCCAGCGCGGCCTGCTCGAGGACGCCGACATGGGCCACCCCTTGCAGTGGTTCCGCGAGCGGCTGAAACGGGTGCTGGCCGGACGCCCCGCCATGGCCTCGGTGGAGACGGAGGCGGGCTGA
- a CDS encoding pyridoxamine 5'-phosphate oxidase family protein, with product MDKQGRRVIREYLPDQFRQFFAQLPYVIVGTVDATGHPWASILVGNPGFVASPSDRTLQVAAKPLFGDPLGTNLAAGTDIGILGIELLTRRRNRVNGSVSVTHANGFEVQVRQSFGNCPQYIQARLSEWHEFDPAAAKVLHRIEQLGEIEQSIIAMADTLFIATAYQAESAGAATGVDVSHRGGKSGFVRIDDPCTLTIPDFSGNCHFNTFGNLELNAHAGILFIDFTDGSLLYLTGTAEVIWDGAEIPTYAGAERLLRFHLRSGYRVEASLPLRWSEAESSPFLVHTGHW from the coding sequence ATGGACAAGCAAGGACGACGAGTGATCCGCGAATACTTACCGGATCAGTTTCGGCAGTTCTTTGCACAACTGCCCTATGTGATTGTGGGCACGGTAGATGCAACAGGACATCCGTGGGCTTCCATTTTGGTGGGGAATCCTGGCTTTGTTGCCTCTCCCAGCGATCGCACCTTGCAAGTTGCCGCAAAACCCCTATTTGGCGATCCCTTAGGCACTAATCTTGCAGCGGGAACTGACATTGGCATCCTAGGCATTGAGCTGCTGACACGCCGCCGCAACCGGGTCAATGGGAGCGTCTCAGTCACTCATGCCAATGGCTTTGAGGTACAGGTGCGGCAAAGCTTTGGCAATTGTCCTCAATACATCCAAGCTCGCCTGTCTGAGTGGCACGAATTCGATCCAGCAGCAGCCAAAGTCCTACATCGAATCGAACAGCTGGGAGAGATAGAGCAATCCATCATTGCAATGGCTGACACCTTGTTTATTGCCACAGCCTATCAAGCTGAATCAGCGGGCGCTGCCACTGGCGTTGATGTGTCCCATCGGGGCGGTAAATCGGGCTTTGTCCGGATTGATGATCCGTGCACTCTGACGATTCCCGACTTCTCTGGTAATTGCCACTTTAATACCTTCGGTAATTTGGAGCTGAATGCTCATGCTGGAATCTTATTTATCGATTTTACTGATGGCAGCTTGCTGTACTTAACAGGCACCGCTGAAGTTATTTGGGATGGAGCTGAAATTCCGACCTATGCCGGAGCAGAGCGGTTGCTGCGCTTTCATCTGAGAAGCGGCTACAGGGTAGAAGCTAGCCTCCCTCTGCGCTGGTCAGAAGCAGAGTCCTCCCCCTTTCTCGTTCATACTGGCCATTGGTAA
- a CDS encoding DUF3727 domain-containing protein, translating to MASDPPAMTGSGDVPTVQVRDGSGRQLLCFLEQLIPLDGHDYALLTPVDTPVCLFRLSDDDDPELVETLNATEPILSVADVVLQEHDLTLVRSAVTLTVSGELEEPDPDELEDEEGDDDSETYELLVSFMAGDEEYGLYIPLDPFFVVARMEGADAVMVEGEEFERVQPRIEAELDERESDD from the coding sequence ATGGCCTCCGACCCCCCTGCGATGACGGGCTCCGGTGACGTGCCCACCGTGCAGGTGCGGGACGGCAGCGGCCGCCAACTGCTGTGTTTCCTGGAGCAGCTGATCCCCCTCGATGGCCACGACTACGCCCTGCTGACACCGGTGGACACCCCGGTCTGCCTGTTTCGCCTCAGCGATGACGACGATCCCGAGCTGGTCGAGACCCTCAATGCCACCGAGCCGATCCTGTCGGTGGCGGATGTGGTGCTGCAGGAACACGACCTGACCCTGGTGCGTTCAGCTGTCACGCTCACCGTCAGCGGCGAACTGGAGGAGCCCGATCCCGATGAACTCGAGGATGAGGAAGGCGACGACGACAGCGAGACCTACGAACTGCTGGTGAGCTTCATGGCCGGCGATGAGGAGTACGGCCTGTACATCCCCCTGGATCCGTTCTTCGTGGTGGCGCGCATGGAGGGGGCTGACGCGGTGATGGTGGAGGGAGAGGAGTTCGAGCGGGTCCAGCCCCGCATCGAGGCCGAACTCGACGAGCGGGAGAGCGACGACTGA
- a CDS encoding YHS domain-containing (seleno)protein, with translation MTPTILRITPRNSTMANPINVNDKGTALEGYDPIAYFSGRPVKGHPSLTITHNGAIYHFSTPDNKAQFEASPDQYLPQYGGFCAVAVSEGKLVTVNPQTYTVTGGKLYLFYNGEHGNTKPQWEADEATIHANADAQWDRGELALL, from the coding sequence TTGACACCCACGATTTTGAGAATCACACCCAGGAACTCAACAATGGCAAATCCAATCAATGTGAATGACAAAGGTACTGCGCTTGAGGGGTACGATCCAATTGCCTACTTTAGTGGTCGCCCAGTCAAAGGACACCCAAGCCTCACCATCACTCACAATGGAGCGATCTATCATTTCTCAACCCCAGATAACAAAGCCCAGTTTGAGGCTAGTCCTGACCAATACCTGCCTCAATACGGTGGGTTTTGTGCCGTTGCAGTCTCTGAGGGCAAACTTGTCACTGTTAATCCTCAAACGTACACAGTAACAGGTGGTAAGTTGTATCTCTTCTACAACGGTGAACATGGCAATACCAAGCCCCAGTGGGAAGCTGACGAAGCCACTATCCACGCGAATGCTGATGCCCAGTGGGACAGAGGAGAGCTTGCCTTGCTCTAG
- a CDS encoding glutathione S-transferase family protein: MIKLYGHEMSGNSYKVRLLLELLRIEYEWVKVDLMTGEHKSPEYLALNPFGQVPLLTDGETKLADAQAILVYLARQYGGERWLPLEALPLAMVVRWLSTTAGEIRQGPENARLHYLFGATAINIERAHQKAEQILTQLNQHLTTHTWLEFERPTIADIAVFPYVALARDGQIELDAYPNVLTWINRVKELPGYIPMAGI; encoded by the coding sequence ATGATTAAGCTTTACGGTCATGAAATGTCTGGCAACAGCTACAAAGTCCGTCTGCTACTAGAACTATTGAGAATCGAGTACGAATGGGTTAAAGTTGATCTGATGACAGGCGAACACAAATCGCCTGAGTACCTGGCTCTTAATCCCTTTGGGCAGGTACCACTATTGACTGATGGGGAGACCAAGCTAGCCGACGCTCAAGCGATTTTAGTTTATCTAGCACGCCAATATGGTGGCGAGCGCTGGCTGCCATTGGAGGCTTTACCCTTGGCTATGGTCGTGCGCTGGCTATCTACAACGGCGGGAGAAATTCGGCAGGGGCCAGAAAATGCTCGATTGCACTACTTGTTTGGGGCAACTGCCATCAACATTGAGCGGGCCCATCAAAAAGCTGAACAAATTCTGACCCAATTGAACCAGCACTTGACAACCCATACCTGGTTGGAATTTGAGCGACCCACGATTGCGGATATTGCTGTTTTCCCTTACGTCGCCTTGGCACGGGATGGCCAGATTGAATTAGATGCCTATCCCAATGTATTGACATGGATCAATCGCGTGAAGGAACTTCCCGGCTATATACCCATGGCTGGCATCTAG
- a CDS encoding YqeG family HAD IIIA-type phosphatase, producing MLRDLLTPDWLPGTSLAHLPLQELVDRGIRALVLDVDRTLLPRRQATMPVQAELWLRHARERMPLHLLSNNPSRRRIGAVADTMGLPYTTSAGKPRRAALRKVLLDLDLPPAQVALVGDRLFTDVLVGNRMGLFTVLVKPIDPDGEPCRQDRLQNLELRMARWVGSVPG from the coding sequence ATGCTGCGCGATCTGCTCACGCCTGACTGGCTGCCGGGGACGTCCCTGGCCCACCTGCCGCTGCAGGAGCTGGTCGACCGTGGCATTCGCGCCCTCGTCCTCGACGTGGACCGCACCCTGCTGCCCCGCCGCCAGGCCACCATGCCTGTCCAGGCTGAGCTGTGGCTGCGCCACGCCCGCGAGCGGATGCCCCTGCATCTGCTCAGCAACAATCCCTCCCGCCGCCGCATCGGGGCGGTGGCCGACACCATGGGACTTCCCTACACCACCTCGGCGGGCAAGCCGCGCCGGGCCGCCCTGCGCAAGGTGCTGCTGGATCTCGATCTGCCCCCCGCCCAGGTGGCCCTGGTGGGCGACCGGCTGTTCACCGACGTGCTGGTGGGCAACCGCATGGGCCTGTTCACTGTGCTGGTGAAGCCGATCGATCCCGACGGTGAACCCTGCCGCCAGGACCGGCTGCAGAACCTGGAGCTGCGCATGGCCCGCTGGGTGGGCTCGGTTCCGGGCTGA
- the ruvX gene encoding Holliday junction resolvase RuvX: MAPPQPRSVLAIDVGRRRIGLAGCDPLGVTVTPLPALARGEFQADLDRLVILLRQRRVQALVVGLPLDACQRPTPQGIHCRRYGLRLARALQALGRPLPLAWVDEHASSWAAGERFALHGDRSGRLDSAAAVLLLEQWQREGPEPLDLSALSNDPVAPAAIGVGTRAGVDSF, encoded by the coding sequence ATGGCCCCTCCACAGCCGCGATCGGTGCTGGCCATCGATGTGGGGCGCCGCCGCATCGGCCTGGCCGGTTGCGATCCGCTGGGGGTCACCGTCACACCACTGCCGGCCCTGGCGCGGGGGGAGTTCCAGGCCGACCTCGATCGGCTGGTGATCCTGTTGCGACAGCGGCGGGTGCAGGCGCTGGTGGTGGGACTGCCCCTCGATGCCTGCCAGCGGCCCACCCCCCAGGGGATCCACTGTCGCCGCTACGGCCTGCGGCTGGCCCGGGCCCTGCAGGCCCTCGGCCGGCCCCTGCCCCTGGCCTGGGTGGATGAGCACGCCAGCAGCTGGGCGGCGGGCGAGCGTTTCGCTCTGCACGGAGACCGCAGCGGCCGCCTCGACAGCGCCGCGGCCGTGTTGTTGCTGGAGCAATGGCAGCGGGAAGGCCCCGAACCGCTGGACCTGTCGGCGTTGAGCAACGATCCGGTCGCCCCGGCGGCCATCGGCGTGGGCACTCGGGCCGGCGTTGATTCATTCTGA
- a CDS encoding NAD(P)/FAD-dependent oxidoreductase, giving the protein MKTADSALETTMRPPTQFKDQLLNQADKEVYDVLVIGGGAAGLSAGIYLKRYLLSTLIVDKGKARSHWMQELHNYLGLPPNTPGRDVLKQGKSHYLALEGVYLNGYVQTVIDEGETFAVHVQTGRKSPSVAVFRSRYLVAASGIIDHLPKLVDQQNVFDYAGYNLHVCLICDGYEMRDKRAGVFGSSESSFEVAFHLGWFTPNITLFTNGEFEVGEALRDRLTQKAYKLVEQPIAHFLGNNHQMTGVELSDGSVVQLDAGLVSMGSKYHADYLADIELEYKGGNLVTDSMNRTSHPRIFAVGDLKVGMNQVVIASADGALAATQIWRDIRQAEGTRRSPLMSTA; this is encoded by the coding sequence ATGAAAACAGCTGATTCAGCCTTGGAGACGACAATGAGACCTCCAACACAATTCAAAGATCAACTTCTGAATCAAGCAGACAAGGAAGTCTATGATGTTCTGGTAATCGGAGGCGGCGCTGCCGGATTGTCTGCCGGCATTTACTTAAAGCGCTATCTTCTCTCTACCCTGATTGTAGATAAGGGGAAAGCGCGATCACATTGGATGCAGGAATTACACAACTATCTGGGGTTACCTCCAAACACACCCGGTCGGGATGTGCTGAAACAAGGTAAGTCGCATTATCTCGCCCTTGAGGGCGTCTATCTCAATGGCTACGTGCAAACGGTGATTGATGAAGGCGAAACCTTTGCGGTGCATGTGCAGACTGGTCGAAAATCACCCAGTGTGGCTGTATTTCGCAGTCGCTATCTAGTTGCGGCAAGTGGCATCATCGATCACTTACCCAAGCTGGTCGATCAGCAAAATGTGTTTGACTATGCTGGATATAATCTGCATGTTTGCTTGATATGCGATGGCTATGAGATGCGGGATAAACGGGCAGGCGTGTTTGGCAGTAGTGAATCTAGTTTTGAAGTTGCATTTCATTTGGGATGGTTTACACCGAATATTACTTTGTTCACCAATGGTGAATTCGAGGTGGGTGAAGCACTGCGTGATCGCCTCACCCAAAAGGCGTACAAATTAGTCGAACAGCCCATTGCTCACTTCCTGGGAAACAACCATCAGATGACGGGTGTGGAGTTGTCAGATGGCTCTGTCGTGCAACTTGATGCAGGGCTAGTTTCCATGGGTTCAAAATACCACGCTGATTACCTTGCAGACATCGAGCTGGAATATAAAGGCGGCAATCTGGTCACGGATTCGATGAATCGCACCTCACACCCTCGGATCTTCGCAGTGGGCGATCTCAAAGTCGGCATGAATCAAGTTGTGATCGCATCTGCAGATGGGGCCTTAGCGGCAACACAGATCTGGCGAGATATTCGCCAAGCTGAGGGAACACGCCGATCGCCCCTTATGAGTACTGCGTGA
- a CDS encoding LysR substrate-binding domain-containing protein: MELRHLRYFIAVAEELNFRKAAERLHMEQPPLSRQIQQLEEELGVGLFIRDKRGVILTEAGEAFLGEARLTIAQANRTARIAQQFNGTQPKRLTIGYLICAFDRLLSQMIHTFRQAYPGVEIVLKGMHTVPQIEALFSGEIDVGFVYFPVNQPELLTQLVLREPLVLVLPKAHPLAALPTIPLPDLANEPMLVYPRFVKPDCYDLIITLCHEAGFQPRIVQEATPPELLVSLVEAGVGLALVEASVESRHDQGVVYRPIAGSTPYLDMGAVWHKGRSGAIVNHFIHVVRQSINFDETIPAFNRTI, translated from the coding sequence ATGGAACTACGTCATCTCAGATACTTTATTGCTGTAGCTGAGGAGCTTAACTTTCGCAAGGCTGCCGAGCGGCTGCACATGGAACAACCGCCCCTCAGTCGCCAAATTCAACAGTTAGAGGAAGAGTTGGGTGTAGGGCTCTTTATTCGCGATAAACGGGGCGTCATTTTAACCGAAGCTGGAGAGGCATTTCTCGGGGAGGCCCGGTTAACGATCGCCCAGGCCAATCGCACCGCGCGGATTGCCCAGCAGTTTAATGGGACGCAACCGAAACGATTGACGATCGGATATTTGATCTGTGCGTTTGATCGCCTGCTTTCACAAATGATCCATACCTTTCGTCAGGCCTACCCAGGGGTCGAGATCGTTTTAAAGGGAATGCATACTGTCCCTCAGATTGAGGCGTTATTCTCAGGCGAGATAGATGTCGGATTTGTCTATTTTCCGGTGAATCAGCCGGAGCTTCTAACTCAATTGGTGCTGCGTGAGCCTTTGGTACTTGTCTTGCCCAAAGCCCATCCCCTCGCCGCATTACCCACTATTCCCCTCCCGGACTTGGCCAATGAGCCAATGCTGGTCTATCCCAGATTTGTCAAGCCTGACTGTTACGACCTAATCATCACCCTGTGTCATGAAGCCGGTTTTCAACCTCGGATTGTGCAAGAAGCCACACCCCCCGAATTACTCGTTAGCCTTGTAGAAGCGGGTGTTGGCTTAGCGCTAGTTGAGGCTAGTGTGGAAAGTCGTCACGATCAGGGTGTGGTCTATCGACCGATTGCTGGATCAACTCCTTATTTAGATATGGGGGCAGTTTGGCATAAAGGTCGATCGGGAGCGATTGTCAATCATTTTATTCACGTTGTCAGACAGTCTATAAACTTTGATGAAACCATCCCAGCCTTTAACCGCACCATATAG
- the proB gene encoding glutamate 5-kinase, whose amino-acid sequence MATSGPPAAGGLRRVIKVGTSLLRGSPERPTAAVIADLAASFGRQQRRGDQLALVTSGAVGLGCEALRFSRRPTEVVALQAAAAVGQGRLMALYQDAFAVRGMAVAQVLLTRSDLASRRRYQNACRTLEQLLAWGVLPVVNENDTLATDELRFGDNDTLSALVAVAIGADELVLLTDVDRLYSGNPRTDADASPIEEVRDLAELERLSHVAEGGGQWGTGGMTTKLAAARIATSSGIRVRLADGRDPAVLDALFAGERVGTVFQPSATPLADRKSWLAHALLVKGSVRVDAGAERALLQQGASLLAVGIREVEGHFSRRDAVRVLASDGRELGRGLSTLSSEELRRIMGLSSEEVRRRLGPVGDAVVHRDQLVLTGRQPPD is encoded by the coding sequence ATGGCGACATCCGGCCCCCCCGCCGCCGGCGGACTGCGGCGTGTCATCAAGGTGGGCACCAGCCTGCTGCGGGGCAGCCCCGAGCGGCCCACGGCGGCGGTGATCGCCGACCTGGCCGCCAGCTTCGGCCGCCAGCAGCGCCGGGGTGACCAGCTGGCCCTGGTGACCAGCGGGGCGGTGGGTCTGGGCTGCGAGGCCCTGCGCTTCAGCCGGCGCCCCACCGAGGTGGTGGCCCTGCAGGCGGCCGCCGCCGTGGGCCAGGGCCGGCTGATGGCCCTCTACCAGGACGCCTTTGCCGTGCGGGGGATGGCGGTGGCCCAGGTGCTGCTCACGCGCAGCGATCTGGCCTCCCGGCGCCGCTACCAGAACGCCTGCCGCACCCTGGAGCAGCTGCTGGCGTGGGGCGTGCTGCCGGTGGTGAACGAGAACGACACCCTGGCCACCGACGAACTGCGCTTCGGCGACAACGACACCCTCTCGGCCCTGGTGGCGGTGGCGATCGGCGCCGATGAACTGGTGCTTCTCACTGATGTCGACCGCCTCTATTCCGGCAACCCGCGCACCGATGCCGATGCCAGCCCGATCGAAGAGGTGCGCGACCTGGCCGAGCTGGAGCGCCTCAGCCACGTGGCCGAAGGCGGCGGGCAGTGGGGCACCGGCGGCATGACCACCAAGCTGGCGGCGGCCCGCATCGCCACCTCCAGCGGCATCCGGGTGCGCCTGGCCGATGGCCGCGATCCGGCGGTGCTCGACGCCCTGTTCGCCGGCGAGCGGGTGGGCACCGTGTTCCAGCCCAGCGCCACCCCCCTGGCCGACCGCAAAAGCTGGCTGGCCCATGCCCTGCTGGTGAAGGGCAGCGTGCGGGTGGATGCGGGCGCCGAGCGGGCCCTGCTGCAGCAGGGGGCCTCCCTGCTGGCGGTGGGCATCCGTGAGGTGGAGGGCCACTTCTCCCGGCGTGACGCCGTGCGGGTGCTGGCCAGCGATGGCCGCGAACTGGGGCGGGGACTGAGCACCCTGAGCAGCGAGGAACTGCGCCGGATCATGGGCCTCAGCAGCGAGGAGGTGCGCCGCCGGCTGGGGCCGGTGGGGGATGCGGTGGTGCACCGTGACCAGCTGGTGCTTACCGGCCGTCAACCGCCCGATTGA
- a CDS encoding SDR family oxidoreductase, translating into MKLMVVGASRGLGRAFVEGLGSAGDTVIGVSRRRPDDLRLPTGVELGWIEADLAEPLPAVRWIEQQAPAQLDVLIYNLGVWEANAFSEAYSFLEDPDESIATMVAINITGALMLLRRLMPRLLGSPRPQLILTGSTSGLRRSGQPEVTFGASKFALTGIADALRESFRDQQLAVTCLQLGYLNTDDGLEVPPEAAAGRGEGRQIPLHDVIRIVSALLQLSPASFVRELVLPAIGDERF; encoded by the coding sequence ATGAAACTGATGGTGGTCGGGGCCAGCCGCGGACTTGGCCGTGCCTTTGTCGAGGGTCTGGGCAGCGCCGGCGACACGGTGATCGGCGTCTCGCGGCGACGGCCCGATGACCTGAGGCTGCCGACGGGCGTCGAGCTCGGCTGGATCGAGGCGGATCTGGCGGAGCCGCTGCCGGCGGTCCGGTGGATCGAGCAGCAGGCCCCCGCCCAGCTGGATGTGCTGATCTACAACCTCGGCGTCTGGGAAGCGAACGCCTTCAGCGAGGCCTACAGCTTCCTGGAGGATCCCGACGAGAGCATCGCCACCATGGTGGCCATCAACATCACCGGCGCGCTGATGCTGCTGCGGCGCCTGATGCCGCGGCTGCTCGGCTCCCCCAGGCCCCAGCTGATCCTCACGGGCTCCACCTCCGGCCTGCGCAGGAGCGGGCAGCCGGAGGTGACCTTCGGCGCCTCCAAGTTCGCCCTCACCGGCATCGCCGATGCCCTGCGCGAGAGTTTCCGCGACCAGCAGCTGGCGGTGACCTGCCTGCAGCTGGGTTACCTGAACACCGACGACGGCCTGGAGGTGCCGCCCGAGGCGGCCGCCGGCCGCGGAGAGGGCCGGCAGATTCCGCTCCACGACGTGATCCGGATCGTCTCGGCCCTGCTGCAGCTGTCGCCGGCGTCCTTCGTGCGCGAGCTGGTGCTGCCCGCCATCGGCGACGAACGCTTCTGA